A single window of Sander lucioperca isolate FBNREF2018 chromosome 22, SLUC_FBN_1.2, whole genome shotgun sequence DNA harbors:
- the nog2 gene encoding noggin-2 encodes MGLSQTLLFYVLVCVHLGVSQHYLRLRPSPSDHLPVPDLKEDPDPEYDPREQDLTERTLRKKLGSNFDPNFMSITSPIILNFSEPDNQVKLQGPMPNEIKKLDLTETPYGKRVKVGKKARRKFLQWLWTYTHCPVVHTWKDLGVRFWPRYIKEGNCFSERSCSFPEGMSCKPAKSINKIFLRWYCQGFLRQKYCTWIQVQYPIISECKCSC; translated from the coding sequence ATGGGCCTCTCACAAACGCTACTCTTTTACGTGCTGGTGTGCGTTCACCTTGGAGTTTCCCAGCATTACCTTCGCCTCCGTCCATCGCCCAGTGATCACCTCCCTGTGCCCGACCTTAAGGAGGACCCCGACCCGGAGTACGACCCCCGGGAGCAGGACTTGACCGAGAGGACTCTGAGGAAAAAGCTCGGCAGTAACTTTGACCCCAACTTCATGTCCATCACCTCTCCCATCATATTGAACTTCTCCGAGCCGGACAACCAGGTAAAGCTGCAGGGGCCCATGCCTAACGAGATTAAAAAGCTGGACCTCACAGAGACCCCCTATGGAAAGCGGGTAAAAGTGGGAAAGAAAGCCCGTAGGAAATTTCTGCAGTGGCTGTGGACCTATACGCACTGCCCAGTGGTGCACACCTGGAAGGATTTGGGCGTGAGGTTCTGGCCACGTTACATCAAGGAGGGAAACTGTTTCTCTGAGCGCTCTTGCTCCTTCCCTGAGGGGATGTCTTGCAAACCCGCCAAGTCAATCAACAagattttcctccggtggtatTGTCAAGGGTTTCTAAGACAGAAATACTGTACGTGGATACAGGTGCAATACCCAATCATCTCAGAGTGCAAATGTTCGTGCTGA